The Clupea harengus chromosome 5, Ch_v2.0.2, whole genome shotgun sequence genomic sequence CCGGCAGAGCACcagtaagcaaaaaaaagtggGATTTTTTAATTCGAAAAAATAGCTTGTAAGCTGCTGGGATTTGATTAAGTCTCAGAGAGCCTGAATGAAAGGCCTAACTCAAACTGCGTGTCAAACACTTTGGtaaatcaaaaaacaacaaaagcccGCTAAGCttaacagtgctgtgtgtgtgtgtgtgtgtgtgtgtgtgtgtgtgtgtgtgattaccgTTTTTCCGGTGGAAGCTAAATTGGCGTACAGCTTTTCAGCAGCCAGATGCTCatcattttgttgtgtttgggAGGAGCCCTGCTTGTTCTGTTAGTGACGGTGGAAAACGTGCGTTTCCCTTTGTGCACCAACCAACATCTAGACTCACCCCCTCTAGTCCATTACTGATGACATCATAAAAACACCACACTCCATGTCAACACTTTCAGCATTTGAAGGGCTTGATGGGAAGAACGTTTCGGCCCAGCGTGCCTGTGTATGCACAGTTTCCTACAGAGTATTGGCCTGCACCTCGTCTTCTGATAAGAGTTTGTGGATCTGCACCGGGTCATGGGACCAGAGTCTTCAGCTATGTGGGTTATACAATACTGTTCATTGTTCTTCATTCAACCACTCCTTCATTCATCTGTCTATCCagtcattcatttctaaatggcAGCATCATTTCTGGCCTATAGCTTAGGAGGTGAAGTGAGGTGAAGAGATGTGGTGAATGCTGAGGCTCCTTCGGTCGTAGAATCAGACTTATCTGCTCGGGCGATTGTGTTCAGGTTGTTGTGCTCAGGTGTCGTCAGGGTGTCtctgttcaggtgtgtgtactgtaggtACAAGTGTGTGTACTGAGGTGCGTTTGTTGAGGCTGTCCACTCAGGTTCTGCTGTAACTGTGTCCAGCCTCTGAGTCCAGTTGTCTGTGTCCAGCCTCTGAGTCCAGTTGTTAGTATCCAGCCTCTGAGTCCAGTTGTCTGTGTCCAGCCCTTCTGTTCAGTCACTGCACTCTCAGCCTGTGCGGTGACTGGATGAAGCCGTGGCTGAGGCGGGCAGCTCCTCCAGACTGCACAGCCACGGTCTTGTTTACACACAGATAATTTAATGGGGCCCCAGAAGGCTGGAAGTGACAGCCGCCTCAGGCCCCGACTCACAAGAGAAGAAAGTGCCTATTTATTCCGAGCGTGTGACCAGTAAGgcgagggggggatgggggggattgGCTGGATGTAAGCGTATCTCCAAACGAGCAACATTTCCATGAATTAAGGGAACTCAGAAGCATTCAATTACCCTGCGCCTGTCCGCACAGAGCAGGAATCTGACCGTAACGATGTCTAATTGGATCAGAGACGCAGGGCTCGAGCCAGGACCCGGTCCAGGCCGCCACTAACGCAATTGTTTCTATCCCATAAACAGCGGGAATTGGATGCATTCATTGCGATATAGTCCATACCATCAACacgtggatagagagagagagagagatagagtatgtgtgtgtgtgtgggggggggagagtgaatgtgtgtttgagagagagtgtgtgtgtgtgtgtgtgtgtgtgtgtgtgtgggagagtgaatgtgtgtgagagagagtgagtgtgagtgtgtgtgtgggagagtgaatgtgtgtgtgtgggagagtgaatgtgtgtgtgagagagagtgagtgagtgagtgtgtgagagggagagggggggagagatacaGGGATGAGCTTTTTATCTGGCCGGATACATCGCCGGCTGACACTAGACAGCCGTGTGGCAGCGCGAGACTCACTCCAGTCTGTGAATCTGGCTCAGACTCGGCTCAGTTCTGGCTCAGACTCGGCTCAGACCTGCTCAGCAGTCAGCGGGGGGGAGCTCCGAGGGCAAATGGAAGCAAGGAGATAGGAGGTGTGCCGCGTCCTCAtccactccactccgctccACTCAGCCTCTGCGGGTCTAGAGTTACAGTCTAAAGGGCAGGATAAATATAACCGCAGTGTTAAAGAAAGTGGTAAACAAGCCTTTCATGCCTCATCGTTATGTGGGAGGATTGTTATTACCACTcattatggctgtgtgtgtgtttgtgtgtgtgtgtgtacaggtatgggtgtgtgtctgtacacagaaTCGCCTTGAGAAGCCTAACTAACCAGAACTCTTGTTTGAAGATTAAAAGTTGCTCTGTTATTGCTGgtttatgtaatgtgtgtgtgtgtgtgtgtgtgtgtgtgtgtgtgtgtgtgtgtgtgtgtgtttcgcagTTACCTGAACGACATTGAGAGGATAGCCAAGTCAGACTACATTCCTACACAGCAGGACGTCCTGCGCACCAGGGTGAAGACCACCGGCATAGTGGAGACCCACTTCACCTTCAAGGACCTGCACTTCAAGTAAGTCATTACTCCACTccactactctctctttctctctctctctctctctctctctctctctctctctctctctctctatctatctctctgtctgtctgtctgtctgtctgtctgtctgtctctctctgtctctctctctctctgtctgtctctctgtgtgtgtgtgtgtgtgtgtgtgtgtgtgtgtgtgtgcgcgcacgccaGAGGATATGATGGATCAGTTCTTCTTGTAGATCCACATAAGTCATGTCCTACTACAGGATTGGGGCTCTTTGCTTTAGACCTTTAAGTGTCAAGTTGGCCAGAagaaggaggtgggggggggggggggggggggtctctgcgTTTGTGCAACTGAGACAGTTCCTGATTCGCCAAGACAAAGAAAACTTTTACTTCCtgctttacttctctctctataGAAGCCTGAATTGAGCAATACTCTAAaggaagtgtgtgaatgtatgtgcattagtctgtgtgtttgcgtctttgcgggcgcgtgtgtgtgtgtgtgtttgggtgtctgtgtgtgtgtttctgtgagaggaAAAAGAGCGAGAGGCCTGATTAGGGTACAGAGAAACATGTGATTGACTGGTAAGGTCGGTGCAGATGGTCTGTGTGGAGCAGATACCAAAGCCCTGCTACACCAAAGGCCAGCGAGCCCTCGCATCTCTGAAGGCCTCTGATGACTGTGCCAGGGGCCCCGGAGCCTACTGTCCCCATTCGTCCAAGATTAGAGCAGCAGACCTAGGAGCCGTCCGTCGACTTCTTTAATTATTGGCTACAGAGGAGGCGCCGCAGAAATGTCAGTGTGGAACCTTTGGAAGCCCAGATCAAATGGAGCACGGCCTGCCAATCAGGACCTGACAACACTTTCATTAGTTTTCGttaaaggtctgtgtgtgtgtctgtgtttgtgtgtgtgtgtgtgtgtgtgtgtgtgtgtgtgtgtgtgtgtgtgtgtgtgtgtgtgtgtgtgtgtgtgtgtgtgcgcgtgcaagtGCGCgtgtgtctatctctgtgtgtgtcagaggcagggggagagagagagatgaaaatgcTTTGTTTATTGACACATTAACATTCCTGATAGATAGGTTGACATCTGGGGTTTGGGATGGCGTAGGAAGGTAGGGTGAAGGTGTTTGTAAAAACTGTGCCGTCGTGTTGATGCGCTACTTTTGACACCATCCTGTCCTCATCTGCCATCCCTGACAGCTAATGCTAGACATTAGCCTTCATCATTCTACTACAAGCTCTTAGACAGCAGGGATACAAAACACCCAAACCATCCACGTGTTCACATGACTTCACTCCTAGTCCCCATTTACAAACAAGTATTTGCCCAGACAGCCTAGatacacatctaaacacacacacacacacacacaccatagagacacacacacacactcatacacatagtGCCTCTTCTTCATTTGCCACCTTCCTCCATGAATCAGCAAGTCTCTCCACTGTAGACTGCATACTTGACCTGAGACACAGGCCCCACAGCAGTGCACACGCTCTACACACCTCCCCTCCATTTCCTCTCTGCCGCATTCTGAATCTGGCcataaccatggcaacagtgcCAGATGGAAAATGCCAACAAATGCCACAGAACTTACAGGGTCTGTTTACGCACTGATCCGTGTTTTTACAACAGTGTTTCTCCAAGGGTGTGtgggagcatgtgtgtctggatctgtgtatctttgtttgtgtttggctgtgtctttgtttgtgtgtgtctctgtgttgctgtgggtctttgtttgtgtgtggctgtgtctttgtttgtgtatgtctctgtgttgctgtgtctctgtgctgctgtgtttgcgtgtgtgtgtgtgtgcgtgtgtgttcgtgcgtgtgtgtggaagtggaaGTGGGCAGAGTGGGAGGCCTTCCATGACTCCGATGCCCTTTGCACCCCACAGTCTtcctaatctgtgtgtgtgtgtgtggggagagtggtcatctctgttcatgtgtgtgtgcccaagcTTTTGATGCCACTGAGGCTGAGGGGAACAGATGCCTCATGGGCCAAACCAGCACActgtctccacccccccccccccccccctgcccacaGCGCCTCTTCACTCTGATGGGGTACTGCTTCCCTAAGCCCTCACCCATTCCCCAGTCTTATATCACATTGGCTGACCATTACCAACTGCCCTTACATGTGAAAATAGCAGCTGATTACCTGCCGATATCCCCACTGagtagtgagtgtgagctgCCACCTCTGTGCTTCAGTCCTCTCGTGGAATCGGCTGCCTTCATTTAGCAGCAGCCCCTCTGCAGTCTTTAGACACTGCTGCTATTTTTCACTCCCTCCACTTTTTACTCTGcccttccccctttctcctctctctctctcctggtcccTTTTCTcatctcgctcgctcgctctctcgctctctctctctttctccttctgtgtcTTTCCTAACAAGCTTttactctctctgacacactatGAAATCTTCAGATGAGTGTGAACAGCACACTGAAGCATTACGCCCCCCCTCGTCGCTGGTCTCCATGCCTTTCCATGTTTTTCATCTAAGCCTCACCCTTGTCCTCTGGCATTAGCTGTGACTTGGCTTGTTTGAGGAGCACTTCCATAGAGATCAGGGGGAAATCTATTTATCACTGGAAAACCATCCACCACAAAAGAGTTTGGGGAGAcaggacaaacaaacataacacactGTGCAGAACTGCCATTTCAGACTACTCTTCAACACCATCAGTTCAACACTCACGCGGTCGCATTAAAAAGCTCCTTCATCGCGTGTGTGGCGTATTAGTTTCACATTAACAAGTAACAAAGTCATCGCCATGTTAACAAGTAACAAAGCCATCGTCATAGGTTCACTGCCCATGAGCCACAAGTGCAgaaaacatttgcaaaaaaaCCTGTGACATTAAAGAGTCACTTTGTGTGACTGACCACCTAGTGTGTTTCCATTGTCTTCATCTAAGCCTCAGTCCTTTCCTTCTGGATTTAGCGGTGACGTGGCTTATTTGGGGAGCAGTTACATAGAGATCGTTGGAGAGTAAACCGGTTAACTGTAGGATTGCCTTCCCCCCTGTAGGATGTTTGATGTGGGTGGCCAGAGGTCGGAGAGAAAGAAGTGGATCCACTGCTTCGAGGGCGTGACCGCCATCATCTTCTGCGTGGCCATGAGCGCCTACGACCTGGTGCTGGCCGAGGATGAGGAGATGGTGAGGGCTCTTCCCGCTTCTTGTTCAGTTCCTCaaagtgtaaacacacagagatgcctGCTTATGTGAGAGGGTAGAGTGTGAAGCAAGTTACAGCCAGGTAATAAGTTCAGAGTTGTAGTGTTTACAATGAATGGGTCCCAGCAATTGTCAATGTGAATTCTACTTGGCCATgtcagtgaaatgaaatgaatgaaatggtGCATGTGCCTTTACTGTGCTGTAAATGGTTGGGGAAATCATTGAAGCGAACTAGAAGTAAATGTCAATGGTTATCTCCAAGGAATTTTAGTTGCTGCAaagaaaatatgatttctttttcttccccggCATCAATATATCTATTCTTCTTCTGGTCTGTTGTCCTAGAACCGCATGCACGAGAGCATGAAGCTCTTCGACAGCATCTGCAACAACAAGTGGTTCACCGAGACCTCCATTATCCTCTTCCTCAACAAGAAGGACCTGTTTGAAAACAAGATCGAGAAGAGCCCTCTCAACCTCTGCTTCCCCGAGTACAACGGTAAGACTCTCTCAGCCCAGACTATTACCATCACTTCTGCTGACAGTGAGACTTCCTCTGCCAGTGCTCCAATGGCTAAGAGGTCGGGAAAGGATGAGACCCTGCAGGATCACTGGTCTGGCAAATCTACTTCCAGTGTGGAACTTGTGTTGGCAATGTTAGTCCAACTAATGTGTCTCCTGGTGTTTTGAGGTGCATAACCTGTTGATAATGGGAGTAGGGACGGCATTAAGGGTCACTGGAGTAGACGCGTAGTAGACTATGAAGTCCAAGGCCCAAGACTACAATCTGACTGTATGCCATCCCTGCAACTGACATTTCTGGCTTCTGATGAAACTGTTTGTAGAATAactacatgtttgtgtgggttggggagtaactagttacgTAATTCAATTACAAATGAAATGTTATTGTTAtctgttacagttactgagaagGAATATGTAATTAGattacagttactaatcaaaatgttggtgatttaTAAAGGGGTTACATCCTAATATATTCTATTTGGAAAGAAAGTTTTAAAGTTCATATGTAAAACATtctttctgttgctttgcatcatTTTTTTCGTTGTCAAGACAGGCCACATTTATTTGGCCGTATGCGTTCAAAATTTGAgtgttgtttttgattggttttcTTCTTTGATTTTGCCCCACCATCTcacctgccaatcaaaaagtaatcgaAAATAATCAGTAATAATACAATATCAATTATGTCCgaagttacattacttttttGAAGTAATTCAAATAGTTACATaacttattatttttttaaaaggggAACTAGTGATCTGTAACCTATGACATCTCAAAAGTAATCTTCCCAACCCTGTGTGTCAACAAACCACCTATCTCCACCTCGCAGGGCCCGACAAATATGACGACGCGTCAGAATATATCCGGACAAAGTTCGAGGACCTCAACAAGAAGAAGGATACTAAAGAGATTTACTCCCACTTCACCTGCGCCACAGACACCAAGAACGTGCAGTTCGTCTTCGATGCAGTCACTGACGTCATCATCAAGAACAACCTGAAGGACTGCGGTCTCTTCTAAAGCAAGCCTGCTGGGGGAGGAGCCAAGGTGAGGCCCGCACTTCCGTGTGGAAGTGTACAGTCCCTCGCTGCCACTAGGTGGCGTAATATGAGATGGAAAATCTCTAGTTGTGGTAATTACTGTTAAGATCTATTTGTGTATGAAAAGATCACAAGTGTATGGATTCATTATTGGAGCAAAATATTTATCATAGTATTTATAATGATAAAATGAATCTCAAAATGTTGACTCAGCACCCCAGGATGGACATAGTCAAATCCATCTATcaaatctccatctctctcccacgtGCTTCCTGTCTACTCTCCACTGTCCGATCGATAAAGAAGACTAGAAAACCTAAACAGATTATAAAGTAAATAGTACTAGCTTGCAATGATGTAACcattttgtctgtgtctctctcttggcGTCTCTTCCTAGATTACTTGAACAGCTCTGATGACCAGGGtggtgaggagggaggggggggaactCGTCTTGACCAAGTGCACTGGCCAACCCCGATTCCTGCTTCAGTTCTGCTTTTTGTAAAGACAACATGAGACTGCGCCCCAGTGGGGGCCGGCCAGGCGGCATCCTCGGGCTGCCCCGTCCTCTCCTTTTCCCGCTCCAAACCTGCCCCAGCTCACCTTGATATTTAAGTTTCAAAACTGAGTTGGTTCCATATTTCTCCTATTAACTCCTTGGGCTTTGACCACAAATCAacaattgtgttttttgtttgtttgtttgtttgtttttttgttttgttttgttttctgggTTTTGTTGTTGTCGGTTATTAGAGAGGCAgcataaagcttttttttatatatatatacatatatataaatacattcattttaCTTATTTTAAATCTGATGTGCAAATTTTATTAAACTTTTAATTGCGTAAAAgcttatttttaaaaaaatgacCGCCAGCATGGATAGGGAGAATGATCGAAAAAGGAAAATGCTTTTTTATAATGTTTACATGAAGTCCGCATTCGTAGTCAAGCTGCATATTGTCCTGCATGACTGATAGCCAATGTATTAGCTGAATAATCTGCACAAAATAGCATAACATtcctttgacaaaaaaaattaaaaagaggaaaaaatgcacacaaaaaaatgcaaaaaaagagaaaaattaaaaaaaattaaaacacaaaacacacaaaaaaaaacttcacacCAGGGGGAAACGTGCTACATTTCTAACGGACATTTAAAGTATGACCTGAAAGTATCTAACAATCTattgttttttgtattattatatgaTAATAATTATTGTCCTTATTCCACAACCTTTGCATAATGTCTGTGCCTTGAGTTTACAATGGACTCGTAGAGGTGATCTCATTCGTGTTGTCTGACTCTGACCTACTGTTCTTCTGGGCGCTTGCTCTTTTTGctctgcacatgtgtaaggATATATAGTGATTAACGACAAACATTCtaattgagagaaaaaaagggtagctttgttttttttggtaaagattcatttcaaaatgcttTGAAAGTCCTGTATaatgatttaatttaaataaaagTCCTTCCACcagatgatgatgttgatgatctTGGAGTCTTCTTTAGTAATCATGAGACGCTATAGTTAAACGTATATTGCCTTAAGCTTTGTTTTAATTTGTTCCTTCATTCTTTCTcatcacatttttttaaacgatGAAATCTGATCAATTACCTCAAAATTCAATCAGATTTAGTCATCAGTGGATTATAATCACCATTATGCAATTTCTGTGTTGTCATTTTCAATGTCACTCATCACTTTAAATGTTAACATTGGTTGCTGTATGTTCCTGCTGGATTAGCATTTGCTATAATGATTTTGTAAAACACATTCTGGGGTTCAGAGCTAAAGAAAGGCATGGCCAGTTATA encodes the following:
- the LOC105909893 gene encoding guanine nucleotide-binding protein G(i) subunit alpha-2-like isoform X2, with protein sequence MGCTVSQEDKAAAERSKTIDKSLREDGEKAAKEVKLLLLGAGESGKSTIVKQMKIIHEDGYSEEECKQYRAVVYSNTIQSIMAIIKAMGNLKIDYEDTSRTDDARQLFALSAAAEEQGLLPDDLSNVIQRLWADSGVQGCFTRAREYQLNDSAAYYLNDIERIAKSDYIPTQQDVLRTRVKTTGIVETHFTFKDLHFKMFDVGGQRSERKKWIHCFEGVTAIIFCVAMSAYDLVLAEDEEMNRMHESMKLFDSICNNKWFTETSIILFLNKKDLFENKIEKSPLNLCFPEYNGPDKYDDASEYIRTKFEDLNKKKDTKEIYSHFTCATDTKNVQFVFDAVTDVIIKNNLKDCGLF
- the LOC105909893 gene encoding guanine nucleotide-binding protein G(i) subunit alpha-2-like isoform X1, translated to MTNPAAGALKRALGTMGCTVSQEDKAAAERSKTIDKSLREDGEKAAKEVKLLLLGAGESGKSTIVKQMKIIHEDGYSEEECKQYRAVVYSNTIQSIMAIIKAMGNLKIDYEDTSRTDDARQLFALSAAAEEQGLLPDDLSNVIQRLWADSGVQGCFTRAREYQLNDSAAYYLNDIERIAKSDYIPTQQDVLRTRVKTTGIVETHFTFKDLHFKMFDVGGQRSERKKWIHCFEGVTAIIFCVAMSAYDLVLAEDEEMNRMHESMKLFDSICNNKWFTETSIILFLNKKDLFENKIEKSPLNLCFPEYNGPDKYDDASEYIRTKFEDLNKKKDTKEIYSHFTCATDTKNVQFVFDAVTDVIIKNNLKDCGLF